Proteins from a genomic interval of Youhaiella tibetensis:
- a CDS encoding Do family serine endopeptidase produces the protein MGFARAALRALVIFGAVTLAAVPAGAASPTAQGPASVSALAKQLSPAVVNIGTSRHVPGGQGVPLPQGPDGSQLDDMLDHLNPNDGQGPDAELEAESLGSGFIIKPEGLIVTNNHVIDGAEEIQVFLTDGTRLPARVVGTDSKTDLAVLKVDAGRDLPFVEFGDSDTAEVGDWVMAIGNPFGLGGSVTLGIVSARNRDINSGPYDNFIQTDAAINQGNSGGPLFDMDGKVVGINTALLARGGSSIGIGFAVATNLARPVIEQLVEFGETRRGWLGVGIQGVTDDIAASLGRHNTNGAMVVDITKGGPSDGVLKVGDLILQFDGKPIEQMRDLPRIVAQTEVGKSVEVKILRNGKDKTVKISLGRLEVGEQKIAEAQQQQEPPQPPDAPDAPVGPPPGLPELVGFEAGPLSAEVRKQYGIPEEVKGVIVTDVTAKSDAEDKGIIPGLVISEVNQQPIETVADVVSMVSAAKEAGRPAVLFKVTDATMASRFIAVRLQ, from the coding sequence ATGGGTTTTGCCCGGGCGGCACTGCGTGCCCTTGTCATCTTCGGCGCCGTGACATTGGCGGCCGTTCCAGCCGGGGCGGCTTCGCCGACCGCGCAGGGACCGGCTTCGGTTTCGGCGCTTGCCAAGCAATTGTCGCCGGCGGTGGTCAATATCGGGACCTCGCGCCATGTTCCGGGCGGGCAGGGCGTGCCCCTTCCGCAGGGGCCGGATGGCAGCCAGCTCGATGACATGCTCGACCATCTCAATCCCAATGACGGGCAGGGACCGGATGCCGAGCTCGAGGCGGAGAGCCTTGGTTCGGGGTTCATCATCAAGCCCGAGGGACTGATCGTCACCAACAATCACGTCATCGACGGCGCCGAGGAAATCCAGGTGTTTCTGACCGATGGCACGCGGCTGCCGGCCCGCGTCGTCGGCACCGACAGCAAGACCGATCTGGCGGTACTCAAGGTCGACGCCGGTCGCGACTTGCCCTTCGTCGAATTCGGCGACAGCGATACGGCCGAGGTCGGGGACTGGGTCATGGCCATCGGCAACCCGTTCGGCCTGGGCGGCTCGGTGACACTGGGCATCGTCTCGGCGCGCAACCGCGATATCAATTCGGGTCCCTACGACAACTTCATCCAGACCGACGCGGCCATCAACCAAGGCAATTCCGGCGGGCCGCTGTTCGACATGGACGGCAAGGTCGTGGGCATCAACACCGCGCTCCTGGCGCGCGGGGGCTCCTCGATCGGCATCGGTTTCGCGGTGGCGACGAATCTCGCCCGACCGGTGATCGAGCAACTGGTCGAATTCGGCGAGACCCGGCGCGGGTGGCTGGGCGTAGGCATCCAGGGCGTGACCGACGACATCGCGGCGAGCCTGGGGCGGCACAACACCAATGGCGCGATGGTCGTGGATATCACCAAGGGCGGCCCATCGGATGGCGTGCTCAAGGTGGGCGATCTCATCCTGCAGTTCGACGGCAAGCCGATCGAGCAGATGCGGGACCTTCCGCGCATTGTCGCCCAGACCGAAGTTGGCAAGTCCGTCGAGGTCAAGATCCTGCGCAACGGCAAGGACAAGACCGTCAAGATTTCATTGGGCCGGCTTGAGGTCGGCGAGCAGAAGATCGCCGAAGCCCAGCAGCAGCAGGAGCCTCCTCAGCCTCCTGACGCCCCCGACGCGCCGGTCGGGCCGCCTCCCGGCCTGCCAGAACTGGTGGGCTTCGAAGCCGGTCCCCTCAGCGCTGAAGTGCGCAAGCAGTACGGCATCCCCGAAGAGGTCAAGGGCGTGATCGTCACCGACGTCACGGCCAAGAGCGATGCCGAGGACAAGGGCATCATTCCGGGGCTGGTCATCAGCGAGGTGAACCAGCAGCCCATCGAAACGGTGGCTGACGTGGTCTCGATGGTGAGCGCCGCCAAGGAGGCGGGGCGTCCGGCGGTGCTGTTCAAGGTGACCGACGCCACTATGGCCAGCCGTTTCATCGCGGTTCGCCTGCAATAG
- the hflC gene encoding protease modulator HflC yields the protein MNRLIILGVALLAVVYLAFSSMYVVNEREQAIVMRFGRITDVHEEPGLYFKIPTSLVDTVQIVENRLLRYDLANMRLQVSGGQFYVVDAFLTYRISDPRLFRERSQGELRVAEQRIATRFDSALRQVYGLRNFNAALSEERSQMMREARDLIRPDMAELGIEVVDVRILRTDLTPEVSAQTYERMKAERLAEAALLRARGKEAAQSLRAIADRQAVEIVAAARKDSEVLRGEGDAQRSSVFASAYNKDPEFFQFYRSMESYKNALGSSGTTMVLSPDSDFFQYFGNPGQSSGQPAPAIPSVEAAPQAPAATPAEPAAAQ from the coding sequence ATGAACCGTCTCATCATTCTTGGCGTTGCCCTTCTTGCCGTGGTCTATCTCGCGTTCTCGTCCATGTATGTGGTCAACGAGCGCGAGCAGGCGATCGTGATGCGCTTCGGCCGGATCACCGATGTCCATGAGGAACCGGGTCTTTACTTCAAGATCCCGACCTCGCTGGTCGATACGGTGCAGATCGTCGAGAACCGGCTGCTGCGCTATGACCTGGCCAATATGCGCCTGCAGGTCTCGGGCGGTCAGTTCTACGTCGTGGACGCGTTCCTCACCTACCGCATTTCCGATCCGCGTCTCTTCCGCGAGCGCTCGCAAGGCGAGTTGCGGGTGGCTGAGCAGCGTATTGCCACGCGCTTCGACTCCGCCCTGCGCCAGGTCTACGGCCTGCGCAACTTCAATGCCGCGCTCTCCGAAGAGCGTTCGCAGATGATGCGCGAGGCCCGAGACCTCATCCGTCCGGATATGGCCGAGCTCGGGATCGAAGTGGTGGACGTGCGCATCCTGCGTACGGATCTGACCCCGGAAGTCTCCGCCCAGACCTACGAGCGCATGAAGGCCGAGCGTCTGGCCGAAGCGGCGCTTCTGCGTGCGCGCGGCAAGGAAGCGGCGCAGAGCCTGCGCGCCATCGCCGATCGCCAGGCGGTCGAAATCGTGGCTGCGGCCCGCAAGGACTCCGAAGTCCTGCGCGGTGAGGGCGATGCCCAGCGCAGCTCGGTCTTCGCTTCCGCCTACAACAAGGACCCGGAATTCTTCCAGTTCTATCGCTCCATGGAGAGCTACAAGAACGCGCTGGGTTCGAGCGGTACGACGATGGTGCTGTCGCCTGATTCCGACTTCTTCCAGTACTTCGGCAATCCGGGCCAGAGCAGTGGCCAGCCTGCGCCGGCGATTCCCTCCGTCGAGGCGGCGCCCCAGGCGCCGGCCGCAACTCCGGCCGAACCTGCCGCCGCGCAGTAA
- the hflK gene encoding FtsH protease activity modulator HflK, whose protein sequence is MPWDNNTGGGGRNNNGGPWGQAPQGGGPRRGGTPNLEEILNRGRDSFQGGIPGGRWALIGGVLAIMAFWAANSIYTVDPQQVGVELRFGKPKPDLASPGLHFMLWPIDSVEKVNVTENQTEIGTVPTSATRRNGQRDEGTMLTSDQNIVDVKFSVLWSVANPIEYLFNVRDPEDMVRSAGESAMREVVGRRSAQAIYREDRAGIAVEVQQITQRILDDYKLGVRVGQIAIENVAPPAEVADAFDEVQRAEQDQERFQEEARQYSNTLLGDARGQAAQMREDAAAYKNRVVQEAEGQASRFTSVYDEYAKAPQVTRERMFLETMEQVLGSSQKVIVDKSAGSGVVPYLPLPELKPNSGITPTPSTSTTTTTSGQGN, encoded by the coding sequence ATGCCCTGGGACAACAATACGGGTGGAGGCGGCCGCAACAATAATGGCGGACCGTGGGGGCAGGCCCCGCAGGGCGGTGGACCCCGCCGAGGCGGGACTCCCAATCTCGAAGAGATCCTCAACCGGGGTCGCGACAGCTTCCAGGGTGGCATTCCGGGCGGGCGCTGGGCGCTCATCGGTGGCGTCCTGGCGATCATGGCCTTCTGGGCCGCCAACTCGATCTACACCGTCGATCCCCAGCAGGTGGGCGTGGAACTGCGCTTCGGCAAGCCCAAGCCCGATCTCGCCAGCCCCGGCCTGCATTTCATGCTCTGGCCCATCGACAGCGTCGAGAAGGTCAACGTAACGGAAAACCAGACCGAGATCGGGACGGTTCCAACCAGCGCCACGCGCCGCAACGGCCAGCGTGATGAGGGGACCATGCTCACCTCCGACCAGAACATCGTGGACGTGAAGTTCTCGGTGCTGTGGTCGGTCGCCAATCCGATCGAATATCTCTTCAACGTGCGCGATCCGGAAGACATGGTTCGCAGCGCCGGCGAGAGTGCCATGCGTGAAGTCGTGGGCCGCCGCTCCGCCCAGGCCATCTACCGCGAAGACCGTGCCGGTATCGCCGTCGAGGTTCAGCAGATCACCCAGCGCATTCTGGATGACTACAAGCTGGGCGTGCGCGTCGGGCAGATCGCTATCGAGAACGTGGCGCCGCCGGCTGAAGTGGCCGATGCCTTCGATGAAGTGCAGCGCGCCGAGCAGGACCAGGAGCGTTTCCAGGAAGAAGCCCGGCAGTATTCCAATACGCTGCTCGGCGATGCTCGCGGCCAGGCTGCGCAAATGCGCGAAGATGCCGCCGCCTACAAGAACCGCGTCGTGCAGGAAGCCGAAGGCCAGGCCTCGCGCTTCACCTCGGTCTATGACGAATACGCCAAGGCCCCGCAGGTGACCCGCGAACGCATGTTCCTCGAGACGATGGAACAGGTGCTCGGCAGCTCCCAGAAGGTGATCGTGGACAAGAGCGCCGGTTCGGGCGTCGTGCCTTACCTGCCCCTCCCCGAGTTGAAGCCAAATAGCGGCATTACGCCGACGCCTTCGACTTCCACCACCACTACGACTAGCGGTCAGGGGAACTAA
- a CDS encoding dihydrofolate reductase, translating into MSVKVAMIAAIGRNGVIGAGNAIPWRLPSDFAFFKRTTMGKPIIMGRKTFESIGKPLPGRTNIVITRQKGYQPDGVLVIDSLAAALGHARSMAEADGVDEVFIGGGGELYREAMPLAERLYITEVDLEPQGDTVFPAIDHAHWVVVDEPEVPLTGKDTASFRVKVYERRA; encoded by the coding sequence ATGAGCGTCAAGGTTGCCATGATCGCCGCCATCGGGCGCAACGGGGTGATCGGGGCGGGGAACGCCATTCCCTGGCGGCTGCCTTCGGACTTCGCCTTCTTCAAGCGCACCACGATGGGCAAGCCGATCATCATGGGCCGCAAGACTTTCGAGAGCATCGGCAAGCCCTTGCCGGGGCGCACCAATATCGTGATCACGCGCCAGAAGGGCTACCAGCCCGACGGTGTGCTGGTGATCGACAGCCTCGCCGCGGCGCTCGGTCACGCCCGCTCGATGGCGGAAGCCGATGGTGTTGACGAGGTTTTTATCGGCGGCGGCGGCGAGCTCTATCGCGAGGCGATGCCGCTGGCCGAACGGCTCTACATCACGGAGGTCGACCTTGAACCGCAAGGAGATACGGTGTTTCCGGCCATCGATCACGCTCATTGGGTGGTGGTCGACGAGCCGGAGGTGCCCCTTACGGGCAAGGACACTGCGTCATTTCGCGTAAAGGTCTATGAACGCCGCGCATAG
- a CDS encoding GNAT family N-acetyltransferase: MTLSIRSTTPADAPLIIKFIEDLASYEKLLHEAKASEADIVRDLFGPSPKVFCDIAEWDGQPAGFALWYYTYSTFQGRHGIWLEDLFVEPAMRGKGLGKALLAHLARRCKAENLGRLEWNVLDWNEPSIQFYQSQGAVFLDDWRRCRVTDGALEALAGQ, encoded by the coding sequence ATGACACTTTCCATCCGCTCCACCACCCCGGCCGATGCGCCGCTGATCATCAAGTTCATCGAGGACCTGGCGTCCTACGAAAAGCTGCTCCACGAAGCCAAGGCGAGTGAGGCCGACATCGTGCGCGATCTCTTCGGACCTTCGCCGAAGGTGTTCTGCGATATCGCAGAGTGGGATGGGCAGCCGGCGGGCTTCGCGCTCTGGTACTACACCTACTCGACCTTCCAGGGACGCCACGGCATCTGGCTGGAGGATCTCTTTGTCGAACCAGCCATGCGTGGGAAGGGGCTCGGAAAGGCGCTGCTGGCGCATCTGGCGCGGCGCTGCAAGGCGGAGAACCTGGGGCGGCTCGAATGGAACGTGCTCGATTGGAACGAGCCATCCATTCAGTTCTACCAGTCCCAGGGCGCCGTATTCCTCGACGACTGGCGGCGGTGCCGGGTGACGGATGGGGCGCTGGAGGCGCTGGCGGGGCAATGA
- a CDS encoding phosphoribosyl-ATP pyrophosphohydrolase, giving the protein MADLRELARKVGQVSDIYAVRNDIARDDDWYALKLQEELGELMADYLRLTGRSRRKGATPEVIAQAMADEAADVLAQLLLFCDRNGIDLEAAIQRKWLRYLDNSNTEPSSP; this is encoded by the coding sequence ATGGCGGACCTGCGCGAGCTGGCCCGCAAGGTCGGCCAGGTTTCCGACATCTACGCGGTGCGCAACGACATCGCGCGCGACGACGACTGGTATGCACTCAAGCTGCAGGAAGAGCTCGGCGAGCTGATGGCCGACTATCTGCGGCTGACCGGGCGCAGCCGCCGGAAGGGGGCGACGCCTGAGGTCATCGCGCAGGCCATGGCCGACGAGGCCGCCGATGTGCTGGCGCAATTGCTGCTGTTCTGCGACCGGAACGGCATCGATCTCGAGGCCGCGATTCAGCGCAAGTGGCTGCGTTATCTCGACAATTCCAACACCGAACCTTCATCCCCATGA
- a CDS encoding DUF4424 domain-containing protein, which translates to MLTRLGLSLLLAALPASAMANDSMAQLGAGGLSFITNDKVQMLSEDLSISAEEVKVVYEFKNSSDEDQHTLVAFPLPDITGSGDFIVSIPTEDPQNIFGFETTFNGKPVEATLHQYVFAFGIDQTDYLKGLGIPLTPYGQDTIDKLNALPEVDKNELMHRGLVIPMEYDAGQGWQTDMTPVWTLKSTYSWEADFKAGAMAEVVHTYKPSVGGTVAVTFLSEPYDDYDPASEYQKKYCTDESFIKAVRKTLTSSDDPYSAPFTESWISYIWSTGNNWSGPIGKFHLTVDKGAPENLVSFCGTDVRKTGPTTFEMTATDFYPPYNHELEILILNRQKPQ; encoded by the coding sequence ATGCTCACCCGCCTTGGACTATCGCTCCTCCTGGCCGCGCTCCCCGCGTCGGCCATGGCCAACGATTCCATGGCGCAACTGGGCGCGGGCGGGCTGAGCTTCATCACCAATGACAAAGTGCAGATGCTCTCGGAAGACCTTTCGATCTCGGCCGAAGAGGTCAAGGTCGTCTACGAGTTCAAGAATTCCTCGGACGAGGATCAGCATACGCTGGTGGCCTTCCCGCTACCCGACATCACGGGAAGCGGGGATTTCATCGTCAGCATTCCCACCGAAGATCCGCAGAACATCTTCGGGTTCGAGACCACGTTCAACGGCAAGCCGGTGGAGGCGACGCTCCACCAGTATGTCTTCGCCTTCGGCATCGACCAGACCGACTATCTCAAGGGCCTGGGCATTCCACTCACGCCCTACGGCCAGGACACTATCGACAAGCTCAATGCGCTGCCCGAGGTCGATAAGAACGAGCTGATGCATCGCGGGTTGGTCATTCCGATGGAATACGACGCGGGGCAGGGCTGGCAGACCGACATGACGCCCGTCTGGACCCTCAAGTCGACCTATAGCTGGGAAGCCGATTTCAAGGCCGGCGCCATGGCCGAGGTGGTGCATACCTATAAGCCGAGCGTCGGCGGCACGGTGGCGGTGACGTTCCTGTCCGAGCCCTATGACGACTACGATCCGGCGAGCGAGTACCAGAAGAAGTATTGCACCGACGAGAGCTTCATCAAGGCGGTCAGGAAGACCCTGACGAGCAGCGACGACCCTTATAGCGCGCCGTTCACCGAGAGTTGGATTTCCTATATCTGGTCGACCGGCAACAACTGGAGCGGGCCGATCGGCAAGTTCCATCTGACCGTGGACAAGGGGGCGCCGGAGAACCTGGTGTCGTTCTGCGGGACGGACGTCAGGAAGACGGGGCCGACCACCTTCGAAATGACGGCGACGGACTTCTACCCGCCCTACAACCACGAGCTGGAGATCCTCATCCTCAACCGGCAAAAGCCTCAGTGA
- a CDS encoding thymidylate synthase has product MKAYQQLLRDILEKGTDKSDRTGTGTRSLFGYQMRFDLSEGFPLLTTKKLHIKSIVYELLWFLRGDTNVRWLQERGVRIWDEWADENGDLGPVYGSQWRSWPAPDGRHIDQIANVVHSIRTKPDSRRHIVSAWNPAEVDEMALPPCHCLFQFYVANGKLSCQLYQRSADTFLGVPFNIASYALFTHMMAQVTGLEVGDFVHSFGDVHLYSNHFEQARLQLEREPRPLPKLTLNPDVKALEAFTFEDFTITGYDPHPHIKAEVAV; this is encoded by the coding sequence ATGAAAGCTTACCAGCAATTGCTCCGCGACATCCTTGAAAAGGGCACCGACAAATCGGACCGGACCGGCACGGGAACGCGCTCACTTTTCGGCTACCAGATGCGGTTCGACCTCTCGGAGGGGTTCCCGCTGCTGACCACCAAGAAGCTCCACATCAAGTCCATCGTCTATGAGTTGCTGTGGTTCCTGCGCGGGGACACCAATGTGCGCTGGCTCCAGGAGCGTGGCGTCAGGATCTGGGACGAGTGGGCCGACGAAAACGGCGACCTTGGCCCGGTCTATGGCTCGCAATGGCGCAGCTGGCCGGCGCCGGACGGGCGCCATATCGACCAGATCGCCAATGTGGTGCACTCGATCAGGACCAAGCCGGATTCGCGCCGGCACATCGTTTCGGCCTGGAACCCGGCCGAGGTTGACGAGATGGCGCTGCCGCCGTGCCATTGCCTTTTCCAGTTCTACGTCGCCAACGGCAAGCTCTCCTGCCAGCTCTACCAGCGCTCGGCCGACACGTTCCTGGGCGTCCCGTTCAACATCGCCTCCTATGCGCTCTTCACGCATATGATGGCGCAGGTGACCGGGCTCGAGGTGGGCGATTTCGTCCATTCGTTCGGCGACGTGCATCTCTATTCGAACCATTTCGAGCAGGCGCGCCTGCAACTGGAGCGCGAGCCGCGCCCGCTGCCGAAGCTGACGCTCAATCCCGACGTCAAGGCGCTCGAGGCCTTCACCTTCGAGGACTTCACCATCACCGGTTACGATCCCCATCCCCACATCAAAGCCGAGGTAGCTGTCTGA
- a CDS encoding GntR family transcriptional regulator, with product MTSGDRDDTVAGRITRALAERIVAGALEPGVRLRQDHIAQEFGASHVPVREAFRRLEAQGLVASEPRRGVRVASFDLASVREVAEMRAALEGLALRHAAPRLTAAILDEAEQATLAGDRSRDVRSWEEANRTFHRTILAPCNMPRLLAAIDDLHAMSARFLFATWRSTWETRTDHDHRAILAALRAGQVENAVAILSRHVQWIGQRPVRLASGGVREVFSIEG from the coding sequence ATGACCAGTGGCGATCGCGATGACACCGTAGCCGGGCGGATTACCCGGGCCCTTGCCGAGCGCATCGTCGCCGGCGCGCTCGAGCCGGGCGTGCGGCTGCGCCAGGACCACATCGCCCAGGAGTTCGGCGCCAGCCATGTGCCGGTCCGCGAGGCTTTCCGGCGCCTCGAAGCCCAGGGGCTGGTCGCCAGCGAGCCGCGCCGGGGCGTCCGTGTCGCCTCGTTCGACCTGGCGAGCGTGCGCGAAGTGGCCGAGATGCGCGCAGCCCTTGAAGGCCTGGCCCTGCGCCATGCCGCCCCACGCCTCACCGCCGCCATCCTCGATGAAGCCGAGCAGGCCACGCTCGCCGGCGACCGTTCCCGCGACGTGCGCTCCTGGGAAGAGGCCAACCGCACCTTCCACCGCACGATCCTGGCGCCCTGCAACATGCCGCGCCTGCTCGCCGCGATCGATGACCTGCACGCCATGAGCGCCCGCTTCCTCTTCGCCACCTGGCGCTCGACCTGGGAAACGCGCACCGACCACGATCACCGCGCCATCCTCGCGGCGCTCCGCGCCGGCCAGGTCGAGAACGCCGTCGCCATCCTCTCGCGCCACGTCCAGTGGATCGGCCAGCGCCCGGTGCGGCTGGCCTCGGGCGGCGTGCGCGAAGTCTTCTCGATCGAAGGCTGA
- a CDS encoding uridine kinase, giving the protein MLRFDEVVAVLRERIERAQLIAIDGLPVSGKSTLAARLASTFDLDILPFDDFVLPRRMRQRSLGPAYPFPYFRVDDFRSAVRDLRRTGTCTYLPFDWKTGRLSRQTTTLARRGPVIVEGCATLDPLLADHYDLRLFVESDRATTFAARTLRDGQSDVMNWRELYLPSADLYLATDPRSRADFLVAGRGV; this is encoded by the coding sequence TTGCTGCGCTTCGATGAAGTCGTCGCGGTCCTGCGCGAGCGCATCGAGCGGGCGCAGCTGATCGCCATCGACGGCCTGCCGGTTTCGGGCAAGTCGACCCTGGCCGCGCGTCTTGCCAGCACGTTCGACCTCGATATCCTGCCTTTCGACGACTTCGTCCTGCCCCGCCGCATGCGCCAGCGCAGCCTCGGGCCGGCCTATCCGTTCCCCTATTTCCGCGTCGACGACTTCCGCAGCGCCGTGCGCGACCTGCGCCGGACCGGCACCTGCACCTACCTGCCCTTCGACTGGAAGACGGGACGACTGAGCCGCCAGACCACCACCCTCGCCCGCCGCGGCCCGGTGATCGTGGAAGGCTGCGCCACGCTCGATCCGCTGCTGGCCGACCATTACGACCTGCGCCTTTTCGTCGAAAGCGACCGCGCCACCACCTTCGCCGCCCGCACCCTGCGCGATGGCCAGTCGGACGTGATGAACTGGCGCGAGCTCTACCTCCCCAGCGCCGACCTCTACCTGGCAACCGACCCGCGCTCCCGCGCCGACTTCCTCGTAGCGGGGCGCGGCGTCTGA
- a CDS encoding S66 peptidase family protein, with product MAGGFQRPLMRPHRLRPGDRIAAVSPSWGGPGAFPHRYAAGKRQFETDFGVTLVEMPHALASPDWIAANPAARAADLMIAFADPGIAGILATIGGEDSIRLLPHLDLDVIAANPKVFMGFSDTTSLHLACQAAGLVSFYGPSIMAGLAENGGMHAYTRDALRRALFSTNPIGVVPRNTEGWTAERLDWSNPALQEQRRVLCRTDPSVILQGTGQATGPLIGGCAEVLEMAKGTP from the coding sequence ATGGCGGGTGGTTTCCAGCGCCCGCTGATGCGCCCACACCGGCTTCGCCCGGGCGATCGCATTGCGGCGGTGTCGCCGTCCTGGGGCGGCCCTGGGGCGTTTCCGCATCGCTACGCTGCCGGCAAGCGCCAGTTCGAGACGGATTTCGGCGTGACACTCGTCGAGATGCCTCACGCCCTGGCGTCTCCCGACTGGATCGCCGCCAACCCCGCCGCGCGCGCAGCAGATCTCATGATCGCCTTTGCCGACCCGGGTATCGCGGGCATTCTTGCCACGATCGGCGGGGAAGATTCCATCCGCCTGCTTCCCCATCTCGACCTCGACGTCATCGCTGCCAATCCCAAGGTCTTCATGGGTTTTTCCGACACCACGAGCCTGCACCTGGCCTGTCAGGCAGCCGGCCTCGTCTCGTTCTACGGACCGAGCATAATGGCTGGCCTCGCCGAGAACGGCGGCATGCATGCCTATACGCGCGACGCCCTGCGACGCGCCCTGTTCTCGACCAACCCTATCGGGGTCGTACCGCGCAACACCGAGGGGTGGACGGCCGAACGCCTCGACTGGAGCAATCCGGCTCTACAGGAGCAGCGGCGGGTCCTCTGCAGGACGGACCCATCGGTCATCCTGCAAGGGACAGGGCAAGCCACCGGCCCCTTGATCGGCGGCTGCGCCGAAGTTCTCGAGATGGCCAAGGGCACGCCCTGA
- a CDS encoding biotin transporter BioY, producing MSGIDTSTLRRAGDPLALGTRSLAVKAAAVVAGTAVLALSSQVEVPMVPVPMTMQTLAVTLVGALYGWRLGAITVMAWLMEAMIGLPVLAGGAAGFAHFAGPTAGYLWVFPVVAALVGWLAERGWSGSNVVRSFLAAAMGNALCFVVGGAYLASMIGFEQALAAGVTPFIVGAVLKSGLHAAALKGIDTVQARRS from the coding sequence ATGTCTGGAATCGATACCTCGACCCTTCGCCGCGCCGGTGATCCGTTGGCGCTGGGGACGCGGTCGCTGGCGGTCAAGGCGGCGGCGGTGGTGGCTGGCACCGCAGTCCTGGCACTTTCCTCGCAGGTGGAAGTGCCCATGGTGCCGGTGCCCATGACCATGCAGACGCTGGCCGTCACGCTCGTCGGCGCGCTCTATGGCTGGCGCCTGGGCGCCATCACGGTGATGGCCTGGCTGATGGAAGCCATGATCGGCCTGCCCGTGCTCGCCGGCGGCGCCGCTGGCTTTGCCCATTTCGCCGGTCCCACCGCGGGCTATCTCTGGGTGTTCCCGGTGGTGGCGGCGCTGGTCGGCTGGCTGGCCGAACGCGGCTGGAGCGGCAGCAACGTCGTGCGCAGCTTCCTGGCCGCAGCGATGGGCAACGCCCTTTGCTTCGTCGTCGGTGGGGCCTATCTCGCCAGCATGATCGGCTTCGAGCAGGCGCTGGCCGCCGGCGTGACGCCCTTCATCGTGGGCGCCGTCCTCAAGTCCGGCCTCCACGCGGCCGCGCTCAAGGGCATCGACACCGTCCAGGCACGTCGCTCGTGA
- a CDS encoding DUF1284 domain-containing protein — protein sequence MTVRLRAHHLLCMLTYVGEGYSKAFTANYDRIIARLGAGEDIQLIDGPDDVCAPLLDGAEPHCHRQSVIERDRLAALAVAEILGRAVAPGDKLSLSASLLVRMRNAFAAGESRAACASCEWSDLCTRVAEAGFPETRLEAARGV from the coding sequence GTGACGGTTCGGCTGCGCGCACATCACCTCTTGTGCATGCTGACCTATGTCGGTGAAGGCTATTCGAAGGCCTTCACCGCCAACTACGACCGGATCATCGCCCGCCTCGGCGCGGGCGAAGACATCCAGCTCATCGACGGCCCGGACGATGTCTGCGCCCCGCTCCTCGATGGGGCCGAGCCGCATTGCCATCGCCAAAGCGTCATCGAGCGCGACCGGCTGGCGGCGCTGGCAGTCGCAGAGATTCTCGGGCGCGCGGTCGCGCCGGGCGACAAGCTCAGCCTCTCGGCGAGCCTTCTGGTGAGGATGCGAAACGCGTTCGCGGCCGGCGAGAGCCGCGCGGCCTGTGCGTCGTGCGAATGGTCCGACCTCTGCACGCGCGTGGCGGAGGCCGGTTTTCCCGAGACGCGGCTAGAAGCGGCGCGAGGCGTCTAG